From the Hymenobacter yonginensis genome, one window contains:
- a CDS encoding M16 family metallopeptidase: MTFKPLWLLSLGLALTAQPVAAQQKAAAKPAAASATGTRLVEKVTRKGSELVIPYEKYVLPNGLTLLIHEDHSDPLAHIDVTYHVGSARETIGKSGFAHFFEHMMFQGSDHVADEQHFKLVTSSGGTLNGTTNRDRTNYFETVPSNQLETALWLEADRMGFLLDAVTQQKFEVQRSTVKNERGQNYDNRPYGLASENIAKTLYPYGHPYSWLTIGYLEDLDRSDVNDLKNFFLRWYGPNNATVTVGGDVKPAEVVKLVEKYFGSINRGPAVQNMKLPEPVLTQDRYVSYQDNVRFPMLQMVFPTVPQYHPDEVALDALADIIGGGKTSLLYKNLIKTQKAVQTQAYHPSSELAGEFTIVALSLPGKGLDSTEAVVRKTLAEFEKRGVSDDDVARFKATREASVVNGLASVSGKVSQLAAYQTYVGNPNRLPQELQRIRSLTKADVQRVYNQYIKGKKAVVLSVVPKGSNALVAKADNYTVSKDGYKAPATDEYANLKYVKATDSFDRATQPKGGANPVVQVPAVWRTDFDNGLRIIGNRNAEIPTVTMLLNISGGHRLEQQNPNKAGIASLTAAMLEEGTQKYTGEQFAGALEKLGSDVQTYAGDENTTVVIRSLTKNLPATLALVEEMLLRPRFDQADFDRLKKQTLEGIANQSTQPVAIANNTYARLLYGPGNVMSIPASGSTTTVQGITLDEVKQFYQQNYAPNVSYLTVVGDVDQKDVLPQLGFLKTWGRKAVTAPASPTAEQPDKTRIYFVNKDGAAQSEIRVGYLTPLTYDATGDYYRAYLANYILGGAFNSRINLNLREDKGYTYGARSGFQGTRFVGPYTAQAGVRADATAASVKEFVKEIKNYRDGATDEELQFLQASVGQSDALKYETGQQKAAFLGRLLEYDLPTNYVSKQSEILKALKKEDLQASAQKYLPIDQMYIVVVGDRAKAFPGLGELGYEVVELDLNGTRVAAPAPAAAPATAPVAGAPAPAGEKVKMVKKDKEGKQKRKQKTNADGTAGKGE; encoded by the coding sequence ATGACCTTTAAACCGCTTTGGCTGCTGAGCCTGGGCTTGGCCCTGACCGCACAACCAGTGGCTGCCCAGCAGAAAGCTGCGGCCAAACCTGCTGCGGCCTCGGCCACCGGCACCCGCCTCGTGGAGAAAGTGACCCGTAAGGGCTCCGAGCTGGTGATTCCGTACGAGAAATACGTGCTGCCCAACGGCCTCACCCTGCTCATTCACGAAGACCACTCCGATCCGCTGGCTCACATCGACGTGACCTACCACGTGGGCTCGGCCCGCGAAACCATCGGCAAGTCGGGCTTTGCCCACTTCTTCGAGCACATGATGTTCCAGGGCTCCGACCACGTAGCCGACGAGCAGCACTTCAAGCTCGTGACGTCGTCGGGCGGTACGCTCAACGGCACCACCAACCGCGACCGGACCAACTACTTTGAAACCGTGCCCAGCAACCAGCTGGAAACCGCGCTGTGGCTGGAAGCCGACCGCATGGGCTTCCTGCTGGATGCCGTGACGCAGCAGAAGTTTGAAGTGCAGCGCTCCACCGTGAAAAACGAGCGGGGCCAGAACTACGACAACCGCCCCTACGGCCTGGCCAGCGAGAATATCGCCAAGACCCTGTATCCGTACGGCCACCCCTACAGCTGGCTCACCATCGGCTACCTCGAAGACCTGGACCGCTCCGACGTCAACGACCTGAAGAACTTCTTCCTGCGCTGGTACGGCCCTAACAACGCTACCGTAACGGTGGGCGGCGACGTGAAGCCGGCCGAAGTGGTGAAGCTGGTGGAGAAGTACTTCGGCAGCATCAACCGCGGCCCGGCCGTGCAGAACATGAAGCTGCCCGAGCCCGTGCTGACCCAGGACCGCTACGTGAGCTACCAGGACAACGTGCGCTTCCCGATGCTGCAGATGGTGTTCCCGACCGTGCCCCAGTACCACCCCGACGAGGTGGCCTTAGACGCCCTGGCCGATATCATTGGCGGTGGCAAAACGTCGTTGCTCTACAAGAACCTGATCAAGACCCAGAAGGCCGTGCAGACGCAGGCCTATCACCCCAGCTCCGAGCTGGCCGGCGAGTTCACCATCGTGGCCCTGAGCCTGCCCGGCAAAGGCCTCGACAGCACCGAAGCGGTGGTGCGCAAAACCCTGGCCGAGTTTGAGAAGCGCGGTGTCAGCGACGACGACGTGGCCCGCTTCAAGGCCACGCGCGAGGCCAGCGTGGTGAACGGCCTGGCCAGCGTGAGCGGCAAGGTGAGCCAGCTGGCCGCCTATCAGACCTACGTGGGCAACCCCAACCGCCTGCCTCAGGAGCTGCAGCGCATCCGCAGCCTCACCAAAGCCGACGTGCAGCGCGTGTACAACCAGTACATCAAAGGCAAGAAAGCCGTGGTGCTGAGCGTGGTGCCGAAAGGCAGCAACGCCCTGGTAGCCAAGGCCGACAACTACACCGTGAGCAAGGACGGCTACAAAGCCCCCGCTACCGATGAGTACGCCAACCTGAAGTACGTGAAGGCCACCGACAGCTTCGACCGGGCCACGCAGCCGAAAGGCGGCGCCAACCCTGTGGTGCAGGTGCCGGCCGTATGGCGCACCGATTTCGACAACGGCCTGCGCATCATCGGCAACCGCAACGCCGAGATTCCGACCGTGACCATGCTGCTCAACATCAGCGGCGGCCACCGTCTGGAGCAGCAGAACCCCAACAAGGCCGGCATTGCCTCGCTCACGGCGGCCATGCTGGAAGAAGGCACCCAGAAGTACACCGGCGAGCAGTTTGCCGGCGCCCTGGAGAAGCTGGGCAGCGACGTGCAGACGTACGCCGGCGACGAAAACACGACCGTCGTAATCCGCAGCCTCACCAAAAACCTGCCCGCCACGCTGGCGCTGGTGGAGGAAATGCTGCTGCGCCCGCGCTTCGACCAGGCTGATTTCGACCGCCTCAAGAAGCAGACCCTGGAAGGCATTGCCAACCAGAGCACCCAGCCCGTGGCCATTGCCAACAACACCTACGCGCGCCTGCTCTACGGCCCCGGCAACGTCATGAGCATCCCGGCTTCGGGCTCGACCACGACGGTGCAGGGCATCACGCTGGACGAAGTGAAGCAGTTCTATCAGCAGAACTACGCCCCCAACGTGAGCTACCTGACCGTGGTAGGCGACGTGGACCAGAAAGACGTGCTGCCACAGCTGGGCTTCCTGAAAACCTGGGGCCGCAAGGCCGTAACCGCGCCGGCCAGCCCCACCGCCGAGCAGCCCGACAAGACGCGCATCTACTTCGTGAACAAGGACGGCGCCGCGCAGTCGGAAATTCGGGTGGGCTACCTCACGCCGCTCACGTATGACGCCACCGGCGACTACTACCGCGCCTACCTGGCCAACTACATCCTGGGCGGCGCCTTCAACTCGCGCATCAACCTGAACCTGCGCGAAGACAAAGGCTACACCTACGGCGCCCGCTCGGGCTTCCAGGGCACCCGTTTCGTGGGCCCGTACACGGCCCAGGCCGGCGTGCGCGCCGATGCCACGGCAGCCTCGGTGAAGGAGTTCGTGAAGGAAATCAAGAACTACCGCGACGGTGCCACCGACGAGGAGCTGCAGTTCCTGCAGGCCTCGGTGGGCCAGAGCGACGCCCTCAAGTATGAAACCGGCCAGCAGAAGGCCGCCTTCCTGGGCCGCTTGCTGGAGTACGACCTGCCCACCAACTACGTGAGCAAGCAGAGCGAAATCCTGAAGGCCCTGAAGAAGGAAGACCTGCAGGCCAGCGCCCAGAAGTACCTGCCCATCGACCAGATGTACATCGTGGTAGTTGGCGACCGGGCCAAGGCTTTCCCGGGCCTGGGCGAGCTGGGCTACGAAGTGGTGGAGCTGGACCTGAACGGCACCCGCGTAGCGGCCCCCGCTCCGGCTGCAGCTCCGGCCACCGCGCCTGTAGCTGGCGCACCGGCACCTGCTGGCGAGAAGGTGAAAATGGTGAAGAAAGACAAAGAGGGCAAGCAGAAGCGCAAGCAGAAAACCAACGCCGACGGCACCGCCGGCAAAGGGGAGTAA
- a CDS encoding MFS transporter, with the protein MATNVAAAPSISREKPRLSFWQIWNMSFGFLGIQFGFALQNANVSRIFETLGGTEIALYWLAAPLTGMLVQPIIGYMSDRTWSPKWGRRRPFFLIGAILASFALLVMPNVSALWMAVGMLWIMDSSINISMEPFRALVGDLLPSEQRTTGFAAQTFFIGVGAVVASSLPWMFTNWFGIANTAPAGQIPPSVKYAFYLGGVIFFLAVLWTVLNTKEYPPENMAEFEEEKRRTAGFWNGIRESFSGIFHMPKTMAQLAIVQFFSWLALFSMWIYTTPAVTSHIYHTTDATSKIYNEGADWVGICFAVYNGISAIAALLLPAIARATSRRFTHMLCLVAGGLGLISIYFIQDPKMLLLSMVGVGIAWASILSVPYAMLAGALPANKMGYYMGVFNFFIVIPQVVAGLILGFFTKSVFGGESVYTLVLGGCSMIISGLLTLRVQDADDIRLPANSTAAPVSAGYDAPVQADPRV; encoded by the coding sequence ATGGCAACAAACGTAGCGGCTGCGCCGAGCATCTCCCGCGAAAAACCCCGCCTGAGCTTCTGGCAAATCTGGAACATGAGCTTCGGCTTTTTGGGCATTCAGTTTGGCTTTGCGCTGCAGAATGCCAACGTCAGCCGCATTTTTGAAACCCTGGGCGGCACCGAAATAGCCCTGTATTGGCTGGCCGCGCCGCTCACGGGCATGCTCGTGCAGCCGATTATCGGCTACATGTCGGACCGGACGTGGAGCCCGAAATGGGGACGCCGCCGGCCGTTTTTCCTGATTGGCGCTATCTTGGCCTCGTTTGCGCTGCTGGTGATGCCCAACGTGTCGGCGCTATGGATGGCCGTGGGCATGCTCTGGATCATGGACTCCAGCATCAACATCAGCATGGAGCCGTTCCGGGCGCTGGTCGGTGACCTGCTGCCGTCGGAGCAGCGCACCACGGGCTTTGCGGCCCAGACCTTCTTCATTGGGGTGGGTGCGGTAGTGGCCTCGTCGCTGCCGTGGATGTTTACGAACTGGTTCGGCATTGCCAATACGGCTCCGGCCGGCCAGATTCCGCCCTCGGTGAAATATGCGTTTTACCTTGGCGGCGTTATTTTCTTCCTGGCAGTGCTCTGGACGGTGCTCAACACCAAGGAATATCCGCCCGAAAACATGGCCGAGTTCGAGGAAGAGAAGCGGCGCACGGCCGGCTTCTGGAACGGCATCCGCGAGTCGTTCAGCGGCATCTTCCACATGCCCAAAACCATGGCCCAGCTGGCCATCGTGCAGTTCTTCTCCTGGCTGGCGCTGTTTTCGATGTGGATTTACACCACGCCGGCCGTCACGAGCCACATCTACCACACCACTGACGCTACTTCCAAGATTTACAACGAGGGCGCCGACTGGGTAGGCATCTGCTTTGCGGTGTACAACGGTATTTCGGCCATTGCGGCGCTGCTGCTGCCGGCTATTGCACGCGCCACCAGCCGCCGCTTCACGCACATGCTGTGCCTGGTAGCGGGCGGCCTGGGCCTGATTTCCATCTACTTCATCCAGGACCCCAAAATGCTGCTGCTCTCGATGGTGGGCGTGGGCATTGCCTGGGCTTCTATCCTGAGCGTGCCGTACGCCATGCTGGCTGGCGCGCTGCCCGCCAACAAAATGGGCTACTACATGGGCGTGTTCAACTTCTTCATCGTAATTCCGCAGGTGGTAGCGGGCCTGATTCTGGGCTTCTTCACCAAGTCGGTGTTCGGCGGCGAGTCGGTGTACACGCTGGTGCTGGGCGGCTGCTCCATGATTATTTCGGGCCTGCTCACGCTGCGCGTGCAGGACGCCGACGACATCCGGCTGCCTGCCAACTCTACTGCCGCTCCCGTCAGCGCCGGCTACGACGCACCGGTGCAAGCTGACCCGCGCGTGTGA
- a CDS encoding alpha-amylase family glycosyl hydrolase, with translation MTRLFGNKTALNKPYGTAQENGVGKFNDITDKALQEIKKMGVSHVWYTGVIEHATMTDFTKAGGPGPDDADVVKGRAGSPYAIKDYYDVAPDLAVNVKTRMLEYDALIKRTHANGLKVLMDFIPNHVARSYKSDGKPVGVVDLGATDDKTKAFAPNNNFYYLPGQPLVVPKAGNPLGAALGPKEDGKFLENPAKATGNDVFSATPKVDDWYETVKLNYGVDYQNGRKLYLQPVPDTWKKMRDILIFWAQKDVDGFRCDMAEMVPVEFWTWVIPEVKKVKPGIIFIAEAYTPKEYKTYLDKGKFDFLYDKVGLYDGLRRLMTGTGTTDDITKVWSEESRGFSSKMLRFLENHDEQRIASKDFATDPRTAIPAMTVSATLASGPVMLYSGQEVGEPALKSEGFSGEDGRTTIFDYWGVPEHQKWMNGGKFDGGKLDDSQKQLRDFYSRLLNLASSSEAIRKGKFYELQDANNLGKNYDQKHIYSYLRYTDTQRLLIVVNFSRDKTMTPTIEIPREVRQRMGLNPDIFCTYTDLLNNTPPTEFLNLTMPPLSAYVFEIKPKK, from the coding sequence ATGACGCGCCTGTTCGGCAACAAGACTGCCCTCAACAAACCCTACGGCACGGCCCAGGAGAATGGCGTGGGCAAGTTCAACGACATCACCGACAAGGCGCTCCAGGAAATCAAGAAGATGGGCGTGAGCCACGTCTGGTACACCGGCGTGATTGAGCACGCCACCATGACCGACTTCACCAAGGCCGGCGGCCCCGGCCCCGACGATGCCGACGTGGTGAAGGGCCGCGCCGGCTCGCCCTACGCCATCAAAGACTACTACGATGTGGCCCCAGACCTGGCCGTGAACGTGAAAACGCGCATGCTGGAGTACGACGCCCTCATCAAGCGCACCCACGCCAACGGCCTGAAGGTGCTCATGGACTTCATCCCGAACCACGTGGCCCGCAGCTACAAGTCGGACGGTAAGCCGGTGGGCGTGGTGGACCTGGGCGCCACCGACGACAAAACCAAGGCCTTCGCGCCCAACAACAACTTCTACTACCTGCCCGGCCAGCCGCTGGTGGTGCCCAAAGCCGGCAATCCGCTGGGTGCTGCTCTGGGCCCCAAGGAAGACGGCAAGTTCCTGGAAAACCCCGCCAAAGCCACCGGCAACGACGTCTTCTCGGCCACGCCGAAGGTAGACGACTGGTACGAAACCGTGAAGCTCAACTACGGCGTGGACTACCAGAACGGCCGCAAGCTGTACCTGCAGCCCGTGCCCGACACCTGGAAGAAGATGCGCGACATCCTGATCTTCTGGGCCCAGAAAGACGTGGACGGCTTCCGCTGCGACATGGCCGAAATGGTGCCCGTGGAGTTCTGGACCTGGGTGATTCCGGAGGTGAAAAAGGTGAAGCCCGGCATCATCTTCATTGCCGAAGCCTACACGCCCAAGGAGTACAAAACCTACCTCGACAAAGGCAAATTCGACTTCCTCTACGACAAAGTGGGCCTCTACGACGGCCTGCGCCGCCTCATGACCGGCACCGGCACCACCGACGACATCACGAAGGTGTGGAGCGAGGAAAGCCGCGGCTTCTCGTCGAAAATGCTGCGCTTCCTGGAAAACCACGACGAGCAGCGCATTGCCTCCAAGGACTTCGCCACCGACCCGCGCACCGCCATTCCGGCCATGACCGTGTCGGCTACGCTGGCCTCGGGCCCGGTGATGCTCTACTCGGGGCAGGAGGTGGGCGAGCCCGCCCTAAAGTCGGAAGGCTTCTCGGGCGAGGACGGCCGCACCACCATCTTCGACTACTGGGGCGTGCCGGAGCACCAGAAATGGATGAACGGCGGCAAGTTCGACGGCGGCAAGCTCGACGACAGCCAGAAGCAGCTGCGCGACTTCTACAGCCGCCTGCTGAACCTGGCCAGCTCCAGCGAGGCCATCCGCAAAGGCAAGTTCTATGAGCTGCAGGACGCCAACAACCTGGGCAAAAACTACGACCAGAAGCACATCTACAGCTACCTGCGCTACACCGACACCCAGCGCCTGCTGATTGTGGTGAACTTCAGCCGCGACAAGACGATGACGCCAACCATTGAGATTCCGCGCGAGGTACGCCAGCGCATGGGCCTCAACCCCGACATCTTCTGCACCTACACCGACCTGCTCAACAACACGCCGCCCACCGAATTCCTCAACCTGACGATGCCCCCGCTGAGCGCCTACGTGTTCGAAATCAAGCCTAAAAAGTGA